One region of Leptotrichia trevisanii DSM 22070 genomic DNA includes:
- a CDS encoding transcriptional regulator, protein MNLELKKEMYNILKEKIRDRKLSYKKLSEKIRISESGFNKKINGKYFFTQEEIFLLKKILKLKNSELIQIFF, encoded by the coding sequence TTGAATTTAGAATTAAAAAAAGAAATGTATAATATTTTAAAAGAAAAGATTAGAGATAGAAAATTGAGTTATAAAAAGTTATCTGAAAAAATCAGAATTTCAGAGAGTGGATTTAATAAGAAAATAAATGGAAAGTATTTTTTTACACAGGAAGAAATATTTTTGTTGAAAAAGATATTGAAATTAAAAAATTCTGAATTAATACAGATATTTTTTTAA
- a CDS encoding helix-turn-helix domain-containing protein yields MAKTKFKENFKEILKELRKKKNLTQRGLAEKTGISLAMITKYEQGLNTPSIENLRVLADFFKVSIRNFLEEDRDRDRVFKVFLSEEEASIDIENYDSSTNDKKFLSISKGRQYIYHILKFLEAVGFEIYIDEKQNIFNIRSSDPKYIMNIYWTINNLQFQIQFLRNIIIDYSYMFFKDMDNHIKKIDNDTKENDNTKDFEDKK; encoded by the coding sequence ATGGCAAAAACAAAATTTAAGGAAAATTTTAAGGAAATATTGAAAGAGTTGAGAAAAAAAAAGAATCTTACTCAAAGAGGATTAGCTGAAAAAACTGGAATTTCATTAGCAATGATAACTAAATATGAACAAGGTTTAAATACTCCAAGTATAGAAAATCTAAGAGTTTTAGCCGATTTTTTTAAAGTATCTATACGTAATTTTTTAGAAGAAGATAGAGATAGGGATAGAGTTTTTAAGGTTTTTTTATCAGAAGAAGAGGCTAGTATAGATATTGAAAATTATGATTCTTCTACTAATGATAAAAAATTTTTATCTATATCGAAAGGAAGGCAATATATTTATCATATTTTAAAATTTTTAGAAGCAGTTGGATTTGAAATTTACATTGATGAAAAACAGAATATTTTTAATATAAGAAGTTCTGACCCTAAATATATTATGAATATCTATTGGACAATCAATAATCTTCAATTTCAAATACAATTTTTAAGAAATATTATTATTGATTATTCTTATATGTTTTTTAAAGATATGGATAACCATATAAAAAAGATTGATAATGATACAAAGGAAAATGATAATACAAAAGATTTTGAGGATAAAAAATAG
- a CDS encoding protein rep: MNREEEYIEYYKKSIEIYEREDFKDIISKKKLLNVKNCYNEYLYWYEHPEWSHKIFRCKKPFCPICDMKNKRILYYKHKDRALKLERKYNLFILVLNGNNVEIETDKINEEIKDNNEKLKILLSRPFIEKVVRGYFKVIEIKYTGYDSLPHIHIILFTIKGIYKHFKISEFKNMIIKEWRNLKGFNANVYLKSLGTKKKIEKEVSYLTRDNKKQLYNLFNLGSNVVKVHLEVTRNKRFFVWSKNVLKELKLNNYT, translated from the coding sequence TTGAACAGGGAAGAAGAGTATATTGAGTATTATAAGAAAAGCATTGAAATATATGAAAGAGAAGATTTTAAAGATATTATTTCTAAAAAAAAATTATTGAATGTGAAAAATTGTTATAATGAGTACTTATATTGGTATGAACATCCAGAATGGTCTCATAAAATTTTTAGATGTAAGAAGCCATTTTGTCCTATATGTGATATGAAAAATAAAAGAATACTGTACTATAAGCATAAGGACAGGGCCTTAAAGCTAGAAAGGAAATACAATCTGTTTATATTAGTCTTAAATGGTAATAATGTTGAAATTGAAACTGATAAGATAAATGAGGAAATAAAGGATAACAATGAAAAGCTAAAAATATTATTGAGCAGGCCCTTTATTGAGAAAGTTGTGAGAGGATATTTTAAAGTAATTGAAATTAAATATACTGGTTATGATTCTCTTCCACATATCCATATTATTTTATTCACAATAAAAGGAATATACAAGCATTTTAAGATAAGTGAATTTAAGAATATGATTATAAAAGAATGGAGAAATTTAAAAGGATTCAATGCCAATGTGTATTTAAAAAGTTTAGGAACAAAGAAAAAAATAGAAAAGGAGGTGTCTTATTTAACAAGAGATAATAAAAAACAGTTATATAATTTGTTTAATTTAGGTAGCAATGTAGTTAAGGTTCATTTAGAAGTAACTCGGAATAAAAGATTTTTTGTTTGGAGTAAAAATGTATTAAAAGAACTGAAATTAAATAACTATACTTAA